In Oncorhynchus tshawytscha isolate Ot180627B linkage group LG08, Otsh_v2.0, whole genome shotgun sequence, the genomic window ACGCCATTAAAAACTCTTCCCTATAGGTCATGTAGACTTGAGTTCATGTTGAATAAATAATCTTCTGAAGATGCTGTAAGGCATTGTGATTTTACGTTGCTAATTAACCTCcacgggatcggtgtccccacCACGAGATGGCTGAGCTAACGTagactaatgtgattagcatgaggttgtaagtaacaaaagaAATCCCAGgacagacatatctgatatgggcagaaagcttaaattcttgttaaccttactgcactgtccaatttacagtaactattacagtgaaagaataccatactATTGCTTGAGGAgacacaattatgaacttgaaaatgttttaataaagCAATTAGGCACATTTTGATATAACATTtaacagatatgcaatggttcattggatcagtctaaaacgttccacatacactgctgccatcttgtggccaCATTCTAAATtgagcctgggctggaataatacattatggcctttctcttcaATTTCAaaaatggtacaaaaaaatatatttgtgttatattcttctacattaatttaacaatttcacaaacttcaaagtgtttcctttcaaatggtatcaagaatatgcatatccttgcttcaggcagttagatttgggtatgtcattttaggcaaaaatttaaAAGAAAGGgtcagatccttaaaaggttttaAAGCATCTGAGGAAGAGTTACTTACAGAGGGTGATGAAGGTCATGATGAAGATTTGGGTTCCCTGGCCGAGGAACACAGAAAGCAGCATGCCCTTCCTGGGAGGCCTAAACACATCCCCGTGCACCTGCTTCCACCCAGACTCCTCCTGGGCATCCTCCTGTTGGGTTAGAGTGCACCACAATCAATCAGAACCAATGGAATGATCAAATTTATGCATATTCAAATTGCTTCGTTACGGATCAGCCAATCACCAAGAGGGACTCATTAGCCCATCTTCCAGCTCATCTAACACCTGCTAGTGTAGCAAAAACCACATGACCATGTTAGCCAATGGCTGTAAAATATGGTGTAGACAAGAACTCAGTTTAGCCCAATAGCAGAGGTGGTTAAGATTTTTTTTATTCAAAGGACTGTTCAGCTGTAAATGATGGCCTGCACTACACCACATTTTAAAAGATTTACAAGTTATATGACACTTCAAGAGGTAGCTCCCAGAAATCACACCAACAATCCCCAATTTGTGCTCAAATGGCTTTCCTTACATAGAATATGGATTTTCCTTGTGGTGGTGGAGCCTTTATCAAGTCTTCCTGTGAATATGAAATGTTACAACAAAGGTTTCATGCTTGTGGTTCGGCAACATACAGAACATAAATTACTTTTGGCAGATGAATCCTCTGCCACGTCCATCTGCCCCATTCACTCATGAAGGATTCCTTTGCGTACAATGGAACAACTGAATAATCCAGTTCTGTTTTGCTGCATGTAACTTGGTTTCATACGATCGTATAGTTTGACGGTCAGAGATGTTGCTGATCTGTGTATTTCTTTACCTGGTCCACCTGGTTGTACCTGGCGATGTCCTTGTGCAGGGTCCTCAGCATTATCATAGCCACCATGCCAGACAGGAAGAGCACGATGACCAGAGAGTTCATGATGCTGGAAGGAACACAAGCCATGCGCCATTAACATGACAGCAGAAGAGCACCACATTCTAATCTACTGTATAACAACACTGGAATGGGAATATTTAACATGACTAAAGTTCCTATTACATTTAAAGTGATCAACATACTGTTTAGCATATTTGGAGTTTGTTAGACATGATTTCCAGTGTTCCATTTGTGACATTTAAGGTGCAGGTTGACGCTAGACTAGATGCTGTATGTTATGGATTAAACTCATATCTATTGATAGTGATTGACTGGAAACGTCACTGCCTTTTGGTTTTGACTTCATACAAGTCtctcaggctggtgtttacagaacagttGTTTGCTGATTAGGATATAAGGTAGGGCCTTCTCAGAGGCCTGTTAGACATTTTCTCTACTTCTGTGCTGTAAGTCCCTTATCAAGGATGAGTGTTGCGAGACCTAGCGTACCTGAGACCTAGCGTACCTGAGACCTAGCGTACCTGAGACCTAGCGTACCTGAGACCTAGCGTACCTGAGACCTGAGACCTAGCGTACCTGAGACCTAGCGTACCTGAGACCTAGCGTACCTGAGACCTAGCGTACCTGAGACCTAGCGTACCTGAGACCTAGCGTACCTGAGACCTAGCGTACCTGAGACCTAGCGTACCTGAGACCTAGCGTACCTGAACCACTGGATGTTGGTGTGAGGCATGGAGACCAAAATGTAGTCCCATCTAGAGGCCCACTTGATGTCATTGTTTTCCTGTGAATTAAGAAATTATTATTTGAGAAAGAGAATACTTTAATGCTTCTATGAACTATGCTGTTGACCAAACACATGGTGTACTTGTATGTGTAAAACAAATCATTTGTGGTTAACTGTTCTAATGTACCTCGAAGCTGACAGAGTAGGTGTAGGTGATTTTCACATCACTGCTAAACTCTCCAGGAACCTCCATGGGAGGGCCTTCACATGTCGGTTTGTCAGCGTCAGCATTGTTGATACTGtcaatcacacaaacacacataagacCACTAGCTACAACACAAAACTATTTCAAAAAGTATTATAAAGTTTGGGGCTTTCCAGTGCTTCATATGAAACTCTGCTTGTCTATACCAGATGCGCGCTGCAGTGCAAAAAAGTAGGAGTTTTAGACTCCTCTGGTGAAATGTGGAAATTACACTAATCAACAATAATATTAAACGACCATACGTGGCAAACAGTTGTTCATCGAGTATAGAACAGTGCATATTAATGGCCACCTATGGAAGCACCAGTATGTTCAAGTGCTGCTAATGAAAATGGAATAGATCTGCTCATACATCACCTGATTTACACGCCATCTGACCGTCTGAAATTCTTACCTCTTGGGCTCCAGTGTGGCAGCCACCAGGCGagctcctctccacccctccccttccccatTGTGGTAGGTCAATTTGATATCCACGTGGTTGAAGATGTAAAATGTGTTCTTCTTGTTGAACTCGGACTGAAAAGAGAAAAGATTCCAGTCAATTACCCCATATTACATAGTGCATACTAAACACAATCATATTCAAAGTAGGTTATCATTAGAGCTATTATAAAAACAGCACGACTCACTGACTCACCCTAATACGACACACTCACCCCACTCATGGTCCAACCTAATGATGTTGTTACTACTGAATATTACCATTTCACAACACAGCCTGCCCTGAACTAGAATTGGCATAGCTACAATCTCTGGTGTTATCAGATAGATATTGGGCAACCATCATGTGTGTGAGATATTGTAAAAGTATGGCTCACATTGATGACACAGGCATCTTTAGCGCGCCCTTCGGTGGTGACGAGGCAGCCAATGGGGAATCCAGGATTGCAGTATTTCTGACTGTCTTCCACATCATAGCACCAGGTGACTGGCATGTTGTCAACAATCctgaaaacaaacacattttgttataccccccaaaaaatttgACACTCAAACTGGAAAAGCCCTGCAAGTGATTTGGTTGACACAAATCTGTCTCCCGTTCATCCATCTCTGTCTAACCAAATGCTGTGCAAAAATACAGTGTTAACCTCTTGTATAGGATTCGTATCATGCTAAGGGGCCCTACTATGCCTGGGGGTAAGCAGACCCATTTTCTGTAGAATTAACTACAAGTATCTCAACCTATTCAGGAGAAGGAGAATGATTAGCTCACCAATGGTGCTGGTAGTTCAACTGCATTCCTCTCTTGAGGAAGTCCAGCATGTTCTTATCCTCGGTTTTATCCTTCACATAGGTTTTGGTGCACAATTTCTTGCATTTCTCATCTTTTTTGAATGAGAACTGAAGGAAAGTGAAAAATAAAAACTCTTGACACTAGTAACACATAAATGGGTATAACAGGAAGAACAGGGCAGCTTGAATAGCCGGTCTTGTCTGGAGTGATTGAGCAACACAAAACAATGGAATCCAATACCTGAAAAGCTGGGCCCAGAGGACCTTTAGTGTAATTAAAGCCTGGTGGTACATGCCAGACTATCAATGAAACCTGTGATGACAGAGGTGCCCTACCTTGTATGGCGACGTCTCAATTCTCTCACCAAATAGCACCTGGCCCAGGTTCTCAGACGGTCTCCTCTCGTTGTCATCTTTGCAGAAGTCAAAGCTGTGAAAAGAATTTGTTGACAATGAATGTGCAATGATCTAACAAAAGTAAGATACGGTAGACAGAGGTATGTACCAGTCAGAGCTGCTGCCAAAGTTAAAGTAAATAAAAACTTAAATTAATCATCAAGAGAAAATTTTgtaaaaattaaaataatgaaTATACTCAAGCTATTATCTATGACTCCAAAACTaactaaaataaaaaacagtcATGAATTATGTTCAGTTTTAGTTTATTTTTCTTCTAAACTGTGTGCAAAATCAAATGGTGTTTTGAagctttgggggggggggttattccACCATTTCAGAGCTGTCAGAGTGACatcgctgaccaaggcccttctcccccgattgcgcaGTT contains:
- the LOC112256176 gene encoding transmembrane 9 superfamily member 2 isoform X3, with amino-acid sequence MPSKERLVDQDSKTLIQLFVNRLDSVESVLPYEYDVFDFCKDDNERRPSENLGQVLFGERIETSPYKFSFKKDEKCKKLCTKTYVKDKTEDKNMLDFLKRGMQLNYQHHWIVDNMPVTWCYDVEDSQKYCNPGFPIGCLVTTEGRAKDACVINSEFNKKNTFYIFNHVDIKLTYHNGEGEGWRGARLVAATLEPKSINNADADKPTCEGPPMEVPGEFSSDVKITYTYSVSFEENNDIKWASRWDYILVSMPHTNIQWFSIMNSLVIVLFLSGMVAMIMLRTLHKDIARYNQVDQEDLIKAPPPQGKSIFYEDAQEESGWKQVHGDVFRPPRKGMLLSVFLGQGTQIFIMTFITLFLACLGFLSPANRGALMTCSVVLWVLLGTPAGYVSARLYKTFGGEKWKTNVLLTALLCPGIVFADFFLMNLILWVEGSSAAIPFGTLVAILALWFGISVPLTFIGAYFGFKRPAIEQPVRTNQIPRQIPEQSFFTKPVPGIVMGGILPFGCIFIQLFFILNSIWSHQMYYMFGFLFLVFIILLITCSEATILLCYFHLCAEDYHWWWRSFLTSGFTAVYLFVYAVHYFFSKLQIVGAASTILYFGYTSIMVLIFFLFTGTIGFFACFWFVNKIYSVVKVD